Proteins encoded within one genomic window of Triticum aestivum cultivar Chinese Spring chromosome 2D, IWGSC CS RefSeq v2.1, whole genome shotgun sequence:
- the LOC123053998 gene encoding protein CUP-SHAPED COTYLEDON 1: protein MGLREIESTLPPGFRFYPSDQELVCHYLYKKVTNERASQGTLVEVDLHAREPWELPDVAKLTASEWYFFSFRDRKYATGSRTNRATKTGYWKATGKDREVRSPATRAVVGMRKTLVFYQGRAPNGSKTSWVMHEFRLDSPHLPPREDWVLCRVFQKQKLDGEQDNARSSSPPFAGSSQAAQELPVMDASSDQMMGSGSAGFAASRQEEMICGPNPLMNAAMWQQYNSLLLGQYPQEEMAGSSPMMATGGAGDECGFFFDSGFEDTASLGAMRFPQAWS, encoded by the exons ATGGGGCTGAGGGAGATAGAGTCGACATTGCCGCCGGGGTTCAGGTTCTACCCCAGCGACCAGGAGCTCGTCTGCCACTACCTCTACAAGAAGGTGACCAACGAGCGCGCCTCGCAGGGCACGCTCGTCGAGGTCGACCTCCACGCGCGCGAGCCATGGGAGCTTCCTG ACGTGGCGAAGCTCACGGCCAGCGAGTGGTACTTCTTCAGCTTCAGGGACCGCAAGTATGCGACGGGGTCGCGCACCAACCGCGCCACCAAGACCGGCTACTGGAAGGCCACCGGGAAGGACCGCGAGGTGCGCAGCCCGGCCACGCGCGCCGTCGTCGGCATGAGGAAGACGCTGGTCTTCTACCAGGGCCGCGCCCCCAACGGCAGCAAGACCAGCTGGGTCATGCACGAGTTCCGCCTCGACTCACCGCACCTGCCACCAAGG GAGGACTGGGTGCTCTGCAGGGTGTTCCAGAAGCAGAAACTGGACGGCGAGCAAGACAACGcccgctcctcctcgccgcccttcgccggcTCGTCGCAGGCGGCGCAGGAGCTGCCCGTCATGGACGCGAGCAGCGACCAGATGATGGGTTCGGGCTCTGCCGGCTTCGCGGCGTCACGGCAGGAGGAGATGATCTGTGGCCCCAACCCGTTGATGAACGCGGCGATGTGGCAGCAATACAACTCGCTGCTTCTTGGCCAGTACCCGCAGGAAGAGATGGCGGGCAGCTCGCCGATGATGGCCACAGGAGGAGCGGGAGATGAGTGCGGATTCTTCTTCGACTCGGGGTTCGAGGACACGGCTTCCCTTGGGGCCATGCGGTTCCCCCAAGCGTGGAGCTGA